The Fructilactobacillus ixorae genome has a window encoding:
- the glyS gene encoding glycine--tRNA ligase subunit beta yields the protein MTRDFLLEIGLEEMPAHVVTPSIHQLMTKVEQFLQAERISYEHIKPFSTPRRLALQITGLATKQPDIDEEVKGPAKRIAQNEDGSWSKAALGFTKGQGVTPDAITFKTVKGTDYVFVNKHVTGKPVGEVLLGLVDVIKSLNFPTMMKWGTNHFQFVRPIKWLVALLDEEVLPLEIVNVRAGRTTYGHRFLGNPVALRKGSDYEPALEQEFVIADAAKRKVKIKAQIAAIADEHDWQIPVETDLLEEVNNLVEWPTSFAGDFDPRFLAIPKEVLITSMRNHQRFFAVEDQAGNLLPHFVSVRNGNGEYLDNVITGNEKVLAARLYDAEFFYQEDQQHDLDYFVQKLKDVTFHDQISSMYAKMQRVQVIARLIGERVGLTKRQLTHLDRAASIYKFDLVTGMVGEFSELQGIMGEKYALLQGEDPEVAQAIREHYQPIAADGALPASPVGAVLAVADKLDSIMTFFAAGMIPSGSNDPYALRRQATGIVRIVTDRQWTLPLHPLLEAIVTAETEQAVLPKVDQTPVFTDVIAFIKERIKKELKDTGVSYDLVNAAVAATSTDINYNEQSALTLRTAHDQADFKAVIEALTRVTRIAAQADAPLADNEVNPALFENEAEQAMDTAVKQLQQNFVTLPAAAAYAALADLRTVIASYFDATMIMTKDPAVRQNRLTEMQQLAALIQHFADVEAVMVK from the coding sequence ATGACACGTGATTTTCTATTAGAGATTGGCTTAGAGGAAATGCCTGCGCACGTTGTAACCCCAAGCATCCACCAGCTAATGACCAAGGTGGAACAATTTCTGCAAGCCGAACGCATTAGTTACGAACACATTAAACCCTTTTCGACGCCCCGGCGGTTGGCCCTTCAAATTACTGGTTTAGCCACTAAGCAGCCCGATATTGATGAAGAGGTCAAGGGGCCGGCCAAGCGAATCGCACAAAATGAGGACGGTAGCTGGAGTAAAGCGGCCCTTGGGTTTACAAAGGGCCAAGGAGTTACGCCAGACGCCATCACCTTTAAAACGGTCAAGGGAACGGACTACGTGTTTGTCAATAAACACGTCACCGGTAAGCCGGTGGGGGAGGTCTTACTCGGGTTAGTCGACGTGATTAAGTCCCTTAACTTTCCAACCATGATGAAGTGGGGGACGAACCACTTTCAATTTGTTCGACCCATCAAATGGTTGGTAGCCCTCCTCGATGAAGAGGTCTTACCGTTAGAGATTGTAAACGTCCGGGCGGGGCGGACAACCTACGGACACCGCTTCTTAGGTAATCCGGTTGCCTTAAGGAAGGGCTCCGATTACGAACCGGCTTTAGAACAAGAATTTGTCATTGCCGATGCGGCCAAACGCAAAGTTAAAATCAAAGCTCAAATTGCGGCTATTGCCGATGAACATGATTGGCAGATTCCCGTCGAAACTGATTTATTGGAAGAAGTTAATAACTTGGTGGAATGGCCGACCAGCTTTGCTGGTGATTTTGACCCCCGCTTTTTAGCCATTCCGAAGGAAGTTTTGATTACTTCCATGCGCAATCACCAACGGTTCTTTGCCGTGGAGGATCAAGCCGGTAACTTATTGCCCCACTTTGTTTCCGTTCGTAACGGAAACGGTGAGTACCTTGATAACGTCATTACGGGAAACGAAAAGGTTCTGGCTGCTCGTTTGTATGATGCGGAATTCTTCTACCAGGAAGACCAGCAACATGACCTCGATTACTTCGTGCAGAAGCTCAAGGACGTGACCTTCCATGATCAGATTTCATCGATGTATGCCAAAATGCAACGAGTTCAGGTGATTGCCCGTTTAATTGGTGAACGGGTGGGGCTCACGAAGCGCCAGTTGACCCACCTCGACCGGGCCGCTTCCATCTATAAGTTTGACCTTGTAACTGGGATGGTTGGTGAATTTTCTGAATTACAAGGGATTATGGGGGAGAAGTACGCGCTGTTACAGGGTGAGGATCCAGAGGTCGCTCAGGCCATCCGGGAACACTATCAACCAATTGCTGCGGATGGTGCCCTACCGGCATCCCCGGTCGGAGCGGTGTTAGCGGTTGCTGACAAGTTGGATAGTATCATGACCTTCTTTGCTGCTGGAATGATCCCCAGTGGGTCTAACGATCCCTATGCACTTCGACGCCAAGCAACTGGAATTGTGCGCATCGTGACGGATCGACAGTGGACCCTACCACTGCATCCGTTATTAGAAGCGATTGTGACAGCGGAAACAGAGCAGGCTGTCCTGCCTAAGGTTGACCAAACGCCCGTCTTTACTGACGTGATTGCGTTTATTAAGGAACGGATTAAAAAGGAGCTCAAGGATACAGGGGTCAGTTATGACCTTGTCAATGCGGCGGTTGCGGCTACCAGTACCGACATTAACTACAATGAACAGAGTGCGCTAACGTTACGAACTGCACATGACCAGGCTGATTTTAAAGCAGTCATTGAAGCCTTGACCCGGGTAACTCGGATTGCAGCACAGGCCGATGCCCCATTAGCTGATAACGAGGTTAATCCCGCCTTGTTTGAAAACGAAGCTGAACAAGCAATGGATACCGCAGTCAAGCAACTCCAGCAGAATTTTGTTACCCTGCCAGCCGCAGCCGCTTATGCAGCGTTGGCAGATTTGCGAACCGTGATTGCCAGTTATTTTGATGCAACGATGATCATGACCAAGGATCCGGCCGTTCGGCAGAATCGACTAACGGAAATGCAGCAATTAGCGGCTTTAATTCAGCATTTTGCTGACGTAGAAGCGGTCATGGTAAAGTAA
- the glyQ gene encoding glycine--tRNA ligase subunit alpha, which produces MTKKLSMQAIAATLKKYWGQQGCMVMDAYDTEKGAGTMSPFTFLRAIGPEPWNVCYVEPSRRPADGRYGENPNRLYQHHQFQVLMKPSPDDIQNLYIHSLEELGINPLEHDIRFVEDNWENPSMGCAGVGWEVWLDGMEVTQFTYFQVVGGLQMDPVAVEITYGLERLASYIQAVNNVFDLEWSDGVKYGDIFKEPEYEHSKYSFEESNQVMLHQLFDAYETEAQRLIKLGLVHPAYDYVLKCSHTFNQLDARGAVSVTERAGYLARIRKMAHGIAQAFVEERRKLGFPLIKDPQTRAAVLAEYTKKHEATVHQQAKQKGEAK; this is translated from the coding sequence ATGACAAAAAAGCTCTCAATGCAAGCAATTGCAGCCACGCTGAAAAAGTATTGGGGTCAGCAAGGGTGCATGGTAATGGATGCGTACGATACCGAAAAAGGGGCTGGGACGATGAGTCCGTTTACCTTCCTGCGGGCCATTGGACCAGAACCGTGGAACGTCTGTTACGTAGAACCATCGAGACGCCCGGCAGATGGTCGGTACGGAGAAAACCCGAATCGGTTGTACCAACACCATCAGTTTCAGGTCCTCATGAAACCCTCGCCAGACGACATTCAAAATCTGTACATTCACTCCCTAGAGGAACTGGGGATTAATCCCTTAGAACACGACATTCGGTTTGTGGAAGACAACTGGGAAAACCCCTCAATGGGTTGTGCCGGAGTTGGTTGGGAAGTCTGGCTCGATGGGATGGAAGTAACGCAGTTTACCTACTTCCAAGTCGTGGGAGGCTTACAGATGGATCCCGTGGCCGTGGAAATTACCTACGGGTTGGAACGACTAGCGTCTTACATTCAAGCCGTTAACAACGTTTTTGATCTCGAATGGTCGGATGGGGTTAAGTATGGCGATATCTTCAAAGAACCGGAGTACGAACACTCTAAATATAGTTTCGAGGAAAGTAACCAAGTTATGCTCCATCAATTATTTGATGCATACGAAACGGAAGCACAACGGTTGATTAAACTCGGCTTAGTGCATCCCGCCTACGACTACGTTTTAAAGTGTAGTCATACTTTTAACCAACTGGATGCCCGCGGAGCCGTTTCGGTGACGGAACGGGCCGGGTATCTTGCCCGGATTCGGAAAATGGCCCACGGAATTGCCCAGGCCTTTGTAGAAGAACGCCGAAAGTTAGGCTTCCCGTTGATTAAGGATCCACAAACGCGGGCTGCCGTACTCGCTGAATATACGAAAAAACACGAAGCAACTGTGCACCAACAAGCAAAACAAAAGGGGGAGGCAAAATAA
- the recO gene encoding DNA repair protein RecO, translating into MVNTKSRPFHGILIYRQNYREHDMLVKFFTAEAGKKMFLIRGARRPKFKMTADLLPFSYGTYDGTLKKQGLSYIATADHVKHFSQISADLMLNAYATYIMGLLDAAFPDGVVVSQWFDKLFYALNLINNGFDPAIITNIVEVQLLPVLGVAPEWHHCAVCGRTTTTYDYSEQFGGLICERHFAADPHRLHLAPRTLYYLQLFSAVELAKIGKIQVNQRTKAQLQQTLDQIYDHDVGLKLKSKRFLQQMKQWSLTPK; encoded by the coding sequence GTGGTTAATACCAAGAGTCGCCCTTTCCACGGGATTTTAATCTACCGCCAGAATTATCGTGAACACGATATGCTGGTGAAGTTTTTTACCGCGGAAGCGGGCAAAAAGATGTTTTTAATTCGCGGGGCGCGTCGGCCTAAGTTTAAAATGACAGCGGATTTGTTGCCGTTTAGTTACGGAACCTACGATGGAACGCTAAAAAAACAGGGGTTATCCTACATTGCGACGGCCGATCACGTGAAGCATTTTAGCCAGATCAGTGCTGATTTAATGTTGAACGCTTATGCGACCTATATTATGGGGCTTCTTGACGCTGCCTTTCCCGATGGGGTAGTGGTTTCTCAGTGGTTTGATAAATTATTTTATGCCCTAAACCTGATTAATAACGGCTTTGATCCGGCAATTATTACAAACATCGTGGAGGTCCAGTTGTTGCCGGTTTTGGGAGTGGCTCCAGAATGGCATCACTGTGCGGTTTGTGGTCGAACGACCACGACTTATGATTATTCCGAACAGTTCGGTGGTTTGATTTGTGAGCGCCACTTTGCCGCTGATCCTCACCGGTTGCACTTAGCGCCACGAACGCTTTACTACCTCCAGTTGTTTTCGGCGGTTGAGCTTGCCAAGATTGGTAAAATTCAGGTAAATCAACGGACTAAGGCCCAACTACAGCAGACCCTAGATCAAATCTATGATCATGACGTGGGATTGAAACTAAAGAGTAAGCGGTTTTTACAGCAAATGAAGCAGTGGTCGCTTACACCGAAGTGA
- the era gene encoding GTPase Era — protein MSTGFKSGFVAIVGRPNVGKSTFLNRVVGQKVAIMSDKAQTTRNKIQGIYTTGDSQMVFLDTPGIHKPQNKLDEYMDQAALSALKEVEAVLFMVSATETRGAGDNYIIDQLKQIEAPVYLIINKIDEINPNQLLPIMDLYRKAYPWAEVFPISALRGNNVDELLQSLVQTLPEGPQYYPDDQITDHPERFIVQEIIREQILANTRQEIPHSVAVYVEWMRPNETGKLQIEASIIVERNGQKGIIVGKGGQRLKYISVGARREIEKLLGTKVNLKLWVHVQSGWRDKPTALNNLGYSAKNDY, from the coding sequence ATGAGTACAGGATTCAAATCCGGCTTTGTGGCCATTGTTGGCCGTCCAAACGTCGGCAAGTCAACGTTTTTAAACCGGGTGGTGGGTCAGAAAGTGGCCATCATGAGCGATAAGGCTCAAACCACGCGTAACAAGATTCAGGGAATTTACACGACGGGTGACAGTCAAATGGTGTTTCTCGACACCCCTGGAATCCATAAGCCTCAAAATAAACTGGATGAATACATGGATCAGGCGGCGTTATCAGCTCTAAAAGAGGTGGAAGCCGTGCTGTTCATGGTTAGTGCAACCGAAACGCGTGGGGCCGGGGATAATTACATTATTGACCAGTTAAAGCAGATTGAAGCCCCCGTTTACCTAATCATTAATAAGATTGATGAGATTAATCCGAACCAACTCCTGCCGATTATGGATCTGTACCGCAAGGCCTACCCGTGGGCCGAGGTTTTTCCCATCTCAGCGTTACGAGGGAACAACGTGGATGAGTTACTGCAGTCCTTAGTACAAACCCTTCCGGAAGGGCCGCAATATTATCCGGATGATCAAATTACGGATCATCCCGAGCGCTTTATCGTGCAAGAAATCATTCGGGAACAAATTTTAGCCAATACGCGTCAGGAAATTCCCCATTCAGTGGCTGTCTATGTTGAATGGATGCGTCCCAATGAAACCGGCAAGCTCCAGATTGAAGCTTCAATTATTGTCGAACGAAATGGGCAAAAGGGCATCATTGTGGGGAAGGGCGGCCAACGGCTTAAATATATCAGCGTGGGGGCCCGACGTGAAATTGAAAAACTGCTCGGAACGAAGGTTAACTTAAAACTATGGGTCCACGTTCAATCCGGGTGGCGTGATAAACCAACCGCCTTAAATAACCTGGGATATAGTGCCAAAAATGATTATTAA
- a CDS encoding diacylglycerol kinase family protein has translation MDSKNNRQITKNKNFAQAFGHAWDGFCLIFFRERNFRIHLLGMFVVIVVGLALHVDARTWLWLLLACFLVLSAEIVNTLVEYLVDLTVGPHFDPVAKKVKDIAAGGVLFTAGMALVIGIIVLFPYVTALLPF, from the coding sequence ATGGACTCAAAAAATAACCGGCAGATCACCAAAAATAAAAACTTTGCCCAAGCCTTCGGTCACGCCTGGGACGGGTTCTGTTTAATTTTTTTTCGGGAACGGAACTTTCGTATTCACCTGCTCGGCATGTTCGTCGTTATCGTAGTGGGGTTGGCGCTTCACGTGGATGCCCGTACCTGGCTCTGGTTATTATTAGCCTGTTTTTTGGTTCTGAGTGCTGAGATTGTCAACACATTGGTCGAATACCTAGTGGACCTAACCGTGGGACCACACTTTGATCCGGTTGCCAAAAAAGTGAAGGATATCGCCGCTGGAGGCGTGTTATTTACCGCCGGAATGGCTTTAGTTATCGGGATAATTGTATTGTTTCCCTATGTCACTGCACTGCTACCGTTTTAA
- the ybeY gene encoding rRNA maturation RNase YbeY, translating into MDLEIYDETTPQVSDAKIKLIKGLLDYAAQTLGLAENTEMSVTLVNNERIQAINREYRNVDRATDVISFALEDDAEADLPLIMDDELRAEIPENLGDIFVSMDKVQEQADFLGHSTDRELGFLVVHGFLHLNGYDHMEPEDEAVMFPLQRKILDGYGLKK; encoded by the coding sequence ATGGATCTAGAAATTTATGATGAAACCACCCCGCAGGTTTCCGATGCCAAAATCAAACTAATTAAGGGCTTATTAGACTATGCAGCGCAAACATTGGGATTAGCTGAGAATACGGAAATGTCTGTGACGCTCGTGAATAACGAGCGCATTCAAGCCATTAATCGTGAATATCGCAACGTAGATCGGGCAACTGATGTGATCAGTTTTGCCCTCGAGGATGATGCCGAGGCTGATCTTCCCCTCATCATGGACGATGAGTTACGCGCTGAGATTCCGGAAAATCTGGGGGACATCTTTGTGAGCATGGATAAGGTTCAGGAACAGGCTGATTTTTTGGGACATTCTACGGACCGCGAGTTAGGCTTCTTAGTTGTTCACGGCTTTTTGCATCTCAACGGTTATGATCACATGGAACCCGAGGACGAGGCGGTGATGTTTCCCCTCCAACGAAAGATTTTAGATGGCTATGGACTCAAAAAATAA
- a CDS encoding PhoH family protein codes for MIENFEYQKQLPLNNPNDQALLFGTQDALVKIIEDELHTSIRFFEGMIKVEGHDEQAVQLSYDILLNILKLIHAGIHPTASDYVAAVNLARQGRISSLPDLYNQVLIKDNKGKPVRVKNFGQCQYIQAINQHDITFGIGPAGTGKTYLAVVMAVAALKKGKVDKIVLTRPAVEAGESLGFLPGDLKEKVDPYLRPLYDSLYAILGKDHTDRLIERGVIEIAPLAYMRGRTLENAFVILDEAQNTTNPQMKMFLTRLGFGSKMIVNGDIQQIDLKGNVTSGLVSAPHVLAAIDDIAVIRLTAADVVRNPVVAKIITAYEAE; via the coding sequence TTGATTGAAAATTTTGAATATCAAAAACAATTACCGTTGAATAATCCAAACGATCAGGCGCTCTTATTTGGAACTCAAGACGCGCTCGTCAAAATTATTGAAGATGAATTACACACTTCGATTCGCTTTTTTGAGGGAATGATTAAGGTTGAAGGACATGACGAACAGGCAGTCCAGTTAAGTTATGACATTCTCTTGAATATCTTAAAACTGATTCACGCCGGGATTCATCCAACCGCGAGTGATTACGTAGCGGCCGTTAACCTAGCCCGCCAGGGGCGGATTAGTTCCTTACCGGATTTGTATAACCAGGTATTAATTAAGGACAACAAGGGCAAACCGGTGCGGGTGAAAAACTTTGGCCAGTGTCAGTATATTCAAGCAATTAATCAGCATGACATTACCTTTGGGATTGGTCCTGCCGGAACCGGAAAAACCTATTTAGCCGTGGTGATGGCGGTGGCCGCCTTGAAAAAGGGAAAAGTCGATAAAATTGTCCTCACGCGACCAGCCGTGGAAGCTGGAGAAAGCCTTGGATTTTTACCAGGTGATTTGAAGGAAAAGGTCGATCCCTATCTGCGCCCGTTGTACGATTCTTTGTACGCAATTTTAGGCAAAGACCACACGGATCGGCTCATTGAACGGGGGGTAATTGAAATTGCTCCCTTAGCCTACATGCGGGGTCGGACGTTAGAAAATGCTTTTGTCATCCTGGATGAAGCGCAGAACACGACTAATCCGCAGATGAAAATGTTTTTAACCCGGTTAGGGTTTGGTTCCAAAATGATTGTAAATGGTGACATTCAACAAATTGATTTAAAGGGTAACGTGACGAGTGGGTTAGTTAGTGCTCCCCACGTGTTAGCGGCGATTGATGACATCGCGGTGATTCGGCTCACGGCTGCCGATGTGGTCCGAAATCCAGTTGTAGCTAAGATTATCACGGCCTATGAAGCTGAATAA